In Xylocopa sonorina isolate GNS202 chromosome 3, iyXylSono1_principal, whole genome shotgun sequence, one genomic interval encodes:
- the Pold1 gene encoding DNA polymerase delta 1, catalytic subunit isoform X1, giving the protein MSRKQFSGPSTSKKTKYRDEDEDDYPGSFEAELATMDEMEDEFGDTSHIAEEQIDVRLKQASKAGPEQENVFAKWSRPPPPQLNPQKDPLIFQQIDIDHYWGAPLPGMPGSRTPPVPIMRMFGVTELGNSVCCHVHGFTPYLYVTAPQNFNEYQCRQFKDTLDKALLKDMRSNPENIQEAVLGVERVYKQPMYGYTGSGKSLFLKITVALPRLVSRCKKVVEDSTVFPDFNYTAFESNIDFDIRFMVDTSIVGCSWIELPPKAYKLRQHHGHNLPLTTRCQLEADIAWDALISHAPQGEWSKIAPFRILSFDIECAGRKGIFPEPNHDPVIQIANMVIRQGEPEPFLRNIFTLDTCAPIVGSQVLSFDKEQTMLEKWADFVRQSDPDIFTGYNINNFDFPYLINRAKHLNVKDFYFLGRIRNVKSVIRTQVLQSKQMGRRENKSINFEGRVPFDLLLVLVRDYKLRSYTLNAVSYHFLQEQKEDVHHSIITDLQNGNAQTRRRLAVYCLKDAYLPLRLLDKLMCIFIYMEMARVTGVSLSSLLTRGQQIKVVSQLLRKTRERGYLMPVHRSQPSEEQFEGATVIEPKRGYYNNPIATLDFSSLYPSIIMAHNLCYTTLLNHERQVKYKVQPDDITVTPSDSKFVKANITKGILPEILENLLSARKVAKAELKKETDPLKQKVLDGRQYALKVSANSVYGFTGAQMGKLPCLEISASVTAYGRTMIEKTKHEVEQQFCTANGYKNDAVVIYGDTDSVMVKFGVKTVEEAMELGREAAEYVSSKFLKPIKLEFEKVYYPYLLINKKRYAGLYFTRPDKYDKMDCKGLETVRRDNCPLVANMMNTCLQKLLIDRNADDALEYAKQMISDLLCNRIDISQLVITKELTKTDYAAKQAHVELAAKMRKRDPGNAPKLGDRVPYIFISAAKGTPAYQKAEDPIYVLENNIPIDTNYYLENQLAKPLVRIFEPILGEKAESLLLKGDHTRTRSVVTSKVGALSAFTRKKETCLGCKAVLTSDREKMALCKYCEPKEADVYQTELNQGRKLEEKYCRLWTECQRCQGSLHQEVICTSRDCPIFYMRKKVQMELDTQIKRIERFGIPEW; this is encoded by the exons ATGAGCAGGAAACAATTTTCAGGACCATCGACATCGAAGAAGACAAAATATCG AGACGAAGATGAGGATGATTATCCAGGATCATTTGAAGCCGAACTGGCTACCATGGATGAAATGGAAGACGAATTTGGAGATACATCTCACATCGCAGAAGAG CAAATCGATGTGCGATTAAAGCAAGCATCAAAAGCA GGTCCTGAACAAGAAAATGTATTTGCAAAATGGAGCAGACCTCCTCCTCCACAATTGAATCCACAAAAAGATCCATTGATATTCCAACAAATAGACATCGACCATTATTGGG GTGCACCATTGCCTGGAATGCCAGGTAGTAGAACACCTCCTGTGCCAATAATGAGAATGTTTGGGGTCACAGAATTGGGAAATTCAGTCTGTTGCCACGTACATGGCTTTACTCCGTACTTGTATGTTACTGCACCACAAAATTTTAACGAATACCAATGTAGACAGTTCAAG GATACTTTAGACAAAGCTTTGTTGAAAGATATGAGATCGAATCCGGAAAATATCCAGGAAGCTGTCTTGGGCGTTGAACGAGTGTACAAACAACCGATGTACGGTTATACGGGtagtggaaaatcgttgttCTTGAAAATCACAGTGGCACTACCGAGACTGGTATCACGTTGTAAGAAAGTTGTTGAAGATTCAACTGTCTTCCCCGACTTCAATTACACCGCTTTTGAGAGCAACATTGACTTCGATATCAG ATTCATGGTTGATACATCGATTGTTGGGTGCTCGTGGATTGAGTTACCACCGAAAGCATACAAACTTCGCCAGCACCACGGACATAACTTGCCATTGACTACAAGGTGTCAATTGGAGGCGGACATCGCATGGGATGCTTTGATTTCGCATGCCCCGCAAGGAGAATGGTCGAAAATTGCACCGTTCAGGATTCTTAGCTTCGACATTGAATGCGCAGGCCGCAAAG GTATCTTTCCTGAGCCAAATCATGATCCGGTTATACAAATTGCTAACATGGTAATAAGACAAGGCGAACCAGAACCTTTTCTACGAAATATTTTCACCCTCGACACGTGCGCGCCTATCGTTGGTTCTCAAGTTTTAAGTTTTGATAAAGAGCAAACTATGTTAGAG AAATGGGCTGATTTCGTCAGACAATCGGATCCTGATATTTTCACAGGATACAACATAAATAATTTTGATTTTCCTTACCTGATAAATCGAGCGAAACATCTAAACGTGAAGGACTTCTATTTTCTCGGACGAATAAGAAACGTAAAATCCGTGATCAGAACTCAAGTGTTGCAAAGCAAACAAATGGGTCGGCGCGAGAATAAGTCCATTAATTTCGAAGGACGAGTACCGTTCGATTTGCTATTG GTATTGGTTAGAGATTACAAATTAAGATCGTACACGTTAAATGCGGTCTCCTATCATTTTTTACAAGAACAAAAGGAAGACGTTCATCATAGCATTATTACTGATTTACAAAACGGTAACGCACAGACCCGTCGAAGACTTGCCGTTTATTGTTTGAAAGACGCATATTTGCCACTCAGATTATTAGATAAGCTAATGTGTATCTTCATCTACATGGAAATGGCAAGGGTCACTGGCGTATCCTTGTCCAGCTTATTAACACGAGGACAACAAATAAAAGTTGTTTCGCAACTCTTAAGAAAG ACTCGAGAAAGAGGCTACTTAATGCCAGTCCATCGAAGCCAGCCTAGCGAGGAACAGTTCGAAGGCGCCACGGTCATAGAGCCAAAACGTGGATACTACAACAACCCAATTGCCACTTTGGATTTCAGTTCCCTGTATCCCAGTATTATTATGGCACACAATCTGTGCTACACGACGTTGTTAAACCATGAGAGACAGGTTAAATATAAAGTACAACCGGACGATATAACCGTAACTCCGAGTGATTCGAAGTTCGTCAAGGCAAACATCACAAAAGGGATCCTCCCGGAAATTCTGGAAAATCTTCTCTCGGCTAGGAAAGTGGCCAAAGCTGAACTGAAGAAAGAGACCGACCCATTGAAGCAAAAAGTATTGGATGGTAGACAGTACGCTTTGAAAGTATCCGCCAACTCTGTATATGGTTTTACCGGTGCCCAAATGGGAAAATTACCATGTCTGGAAATTTCTGCT AGTGTCACGGCGTATGGACGTACTATGATAGAAAAAACGAAGCACGAAGTTGAGCAGCAATTTTGTACTGCCAACGGGTATAAAAATGATGCCGTGGTGATATACGGTGATACTGATTCTGTTATGGTTAAATTTGGCGTGAAAACGGTCgaagaagcaatggagctcggTAGAGAAGCTGCGGAGTACGTGTCTTCAAAATTCTTGAAACCGATCAAGCTAGAATTCGAAAAAGTATATTATCCGTACCTATTGATTAATAAAAAACGATACGCTGGACTATATTTTACACGTCCGGACAAGTACGATAAAATGGATTGCAAAGGTTTGGAAACTGTGCGAAGAGACAATTGTCCATTGGTTGCGAACATGATGAATACCTGTTTGCAGAAATTACTCATCGACAG AAACGCCGATGATGCTCTAGAATATGCAAAACAGATGATAAGCGATCTCTTATGCAATCGCATTGATATTTCTCAATTAGTGATTACGAAAGAGTTAACAAAGACTGACTACGCGGCTAAACAAGCGCACGTAGAGCTAGCAGCAAAAATGAGGAAACGAGACCCTGGAAACGCACCGAAACTTGGCGACAGAGTTCCGTACATCTTTATATCTGCAGCCAAGGGCACACCAGCTTATCAAAAAGCGGAAGATCCGATCTATGTGTTAGAAAATAACATACCTATAGACACAAATTATTATTTAGAAAATCAGCTAGCCAAACCGCTGGTGCGCATCTTTGAACCTATCCTGGGTGAAAAGGCTGAATCGCTTCTGTTGAAAGGAGACCATACGCGCACAAGGTCAGTCGTCACGTCGAAAGTCGGCGCACTGTCCGCGTTCACGCGTAAAAAAGAGACATGCTTGGGTTGCAAAGCCGTTCTAACGTCAGACAGAGAGAAGATGGCATTGTGTAAATATTGCGAGCCAAAAGAAGCAGATGTTTATCAGACCGAGTTGAATCAGGGCAGAAAGTTGGAAGAGAAATATTGTAGATTGTGGACAGAATGTCAGAGGTGTCAGGGAAGCCTTCATCAAGAAGTTATATGCACAAG CCGTGACTGTCCAATATTCTACATGAGAAAGAAAGTTCAAATGGAATTAGACACGCAAATAAAACGAATCGAAAGATTTGGCATTCCAGAGTGGTAG
- the Pold1 gene encoding DNA polymerase delta 1, catalytic subunit isoform X2 gives MSRKQFSGPSTSKKTKYRDEDEDDYPGSFEAELATMDEMEDEFGDTSHIAEEGPEQENVFAKWSRPPPPQLNPQKDPLIFQQIDIDHYWGAPLPGMPGSRTPPVPIMRMFGVTELGNSVCCHVHGFTPYLYVTAPQNFNEYQCRQFKDTLDKALLKDMRSNPENIQEAVLGVERVYKQPMYGYTGSGKSLFLKITVALPRLVSRCKKVVEDSTVFPDFNYTAFESNIDFDIRFMVDTSIVGCSWIELPPKAYKLRQHHGHNLPLTTRCQLEADIAWDALISHAPQGEWSKIAPFRILSFDIECAGRKGIFPEPNHDPVIQIANMVIRQGEPEPFLRNIFTLDTCAPIVGSQVLSFDKEQTMLEKWADFVRQSDPDIFTGYNINNFDFPYLINRAKHLNVKDFYFLGRIRNVKSVIRTQVLQSKQMGRRENKSINFEGRVPFDLLLVLVRDYKLRSYTLNAVSYHFLQEQKEDVHHSIITDLQNGNAQTRRRLAVYCLKDAYLPLRLLDKLMCIFIYMEMARVTGVSLSSLLTRGQQIKVVSQLLRKTRERGYLMPVHRSQPSEEQFEGATVIEPKRGYYNNPIATLDFSSLYPSIIMAHNLCYTTLLNHERQVKYKVQPDDITVTPSDSKFVKANITKGILPEILENLLSARKVAKAELKKETDPLKQKVLDGRQYALKVSANSVYGFTGAQMGKLPCLEISASVTAYGRTMIEKTKHEVEQQFCTANGYKNDAVVIYGDTDSVMVKFGVKTVEEAMELGREAAEYVSSKFLKPIKLEFEKVYYPYLLINKKRYAGLYFTRPDKYDKMDCKGLETVRRDNCPLVANMMNTCLQKLLIDRNADDALEYAKQMISDLLCNRIDISQLVITKELTKTDYAAKQAHVELAAKMRKRDPGNAPKLGDRVPYIFISAAKGTPAYQKAEDPIYVLENNIPIDTNYYLENQLAKPLVRIFEPILGEKAESLLLKGDHTRTRSVVTSKVGALSAFTRKKETCLGCKAVLTSDREKMALCKYCEPKEADVYQTELNQGRKLEEKYCRLWTECQRCQGSLHQEVICTSRDCPIFYMRKKVQMELDTQIKRIERFGIPEW, from the exons ATGAGCAGGAAACAATTTTCAGGACCATCGACATCGAAGAAGACAAAATATCG AGACGAAGATGAGGATGATTATCCAGGATCATTTGAAGCCGAACTGGCTACCATGGATGAAATGGAAGACGAATTTGGAGATACATCTCACATCGCAGAAGAG GGTCCTGAACAAGAAAATGTATTTGCAAAATGGAGCAGACCTCCTCCTCCACAATTGAATCCACAAAAAGATCCATTGATATTCCAACAAATAGACATCGACCATTATTGGG GTGCACCATTGCCTGGAATGCCAGGTAGTAGAACACCTCCTGTGCCAATAATGAGAATGTTTGGGGTCACAGAATTGGGAAATTCAGTCTGTTGCCACGTACATGGCTTTACTCCGTACTTGTATGTTACTGCACCACAAAATTTTAACGAATACCAATGTAGACAGTTCAAG GATACTTTAGACAAAGCTTTGTTGAAAGATATGAGATCGAATCCGGAAAATATCCAGGAAGCTGTCTTGGGCGTTGAACGAGTGTACAAACAACCGATGTACGGTTATACGGGtagtggaaaatcgttgttCTTGAAAATCACAGTGGCACTACCGAGACTGGTATCACGTTGTAAGAAAGTTGTTGAAGATTCAACTGTCTTCCCCGACTTCAATTACACCGCTTTTGAGAGCAACATTGACTTCGATATCAG ATTCATGGTTGATACATCGATTGTTGGGTGCTCGTGGATTGAGTTACCACCGAAAGCATACAAACTTCGCCAGCACCACGGACATAACTTGCCATTGACTACAAGGTGTCAATTGGAGGCGGACATCGCATGGGATGCTTTGATTTCGCATGCCCCGCAAGGAGAATGGTCGAAAATTGCACCGTTCAGGATTCTTAGCTTCGACATTGAATGCGCAGGCCGCAAAG GTATCTTTCCTGAGCCAAATCATGATCCGGTTATACAAATTGCTAACATGGTAATAAGACAAGGCGAACCAGAACCTTTTCTACGAAATATTTTCACCCTCGACACGTGCGCGCCTATCGTTGGTTCTCAAGTTTTAAGTTTTGATAAAGAGCAAACTATGTTAGAG AAATGGGCTGATTTCGTCAGACAATCGGATCCTGATATTTTCACAGGATACAACATAAATAATTTTGATTTTCCTTACCTGATAAATCGAGCGAAACATCTAAACGTGAAGGACTTCTATTTTCTCGGACGAATAAGAAACGTAAAATCCGTGATCAGAACTCAAGTGTTGCAAAGCAAACAAATGGGTCGGCGCGAGAATAAGTCCATTAATTTCGAAGGACGAGTACCGTTCGATTTGCTATTG GTATTGGTTAGAGATTACAAATTAAGATCGTACACGTTAAATGCGGTCTCCTATCATTTTTTACAAGAACAAAAGGAAGACGTTCATCATAGCATTATTACTGATTTACAAAACGGTAACGCACAGACCCGTCGAAGACTTGCCGTTTATTGTTTGAAAGACGCATATTTGCCACTCAGATTATTAGATAAGCTAATGTGTATCTTCATCTACATGGAAATGGCAAGGGTCACTGGCGTATCCTTGTCCAGCTTATTAACACGAGGACAACAAATAAAAGTTGTTTCGCAACTCTTAAGAAAG ACTCGAGAAAGAGGCTACTTAATGCCAGTCCATCGAAGCCAGCCTAGCGAGGAACAGTTCGAAGGCGCCACGGTCATAGAGCCAAAACGTGGATACTACAACAACCCAATTGCCACTTTGGATTTCAGTTCCCTGTATCCCAGTATTATTATGGCACACAATCTGTGCTACACGACGTTGTTAAACCATGAGAGACAGGTTAAATATAAAGTACAACCGGACGATATAACCGTAACTCCGAGTGATTCGAAGTTCGTCAAGGCAAACATCACAAAAGGGATCCTCCCGGAAATTCTGGAAAATCTTCTCTCGGCTAGGAAAGTGGCCAAAGCTGAACTGAAGAAAGAGACCGACCCATTGAAGCAAAAAGTATTGGATGGTAGACAGTACGCTTTGAAAGTATCCGCCAACTCTGTATATGGTTTTACCGGTGCCCAAATGGGAAAATTACCATGTCTGGAAATTTCTGCT AGTGTCACGGCGTATGGACGTACTATGATAGAAAAAACGAAGCACGAAGTTGAGCAGCAATTTTGTACTGCCAACGGGTATAAAAATGATGCCGTGGTGATATACGGTGATACTGATTCTGTTATGGTTAAATTTGGCGTGAAAACGGTCgaagaagcaatggagctcggTAGAGAAGCTGCGGAGTACGTGTCTTCAAAATTCTTGAAACCGATCAAGCTAGAATTCGAAAAAGTATATTATCCGTACCTATTGATTAATAAAAAACGATACGCTGGACTATATTTTACACGTCCGGACAAGTACGATAAAATGGATTGCAAAGGTTTGGAAACTGTGCGAAGAGACAATTGTCCATTGGTTGCGAACATGATGAATACCTGTTTGCAGAAATTACTCATCGACAG AAACGCCGATGATGCTCTAGAATATGCAAAACAGATGATAAGCGATCTCTTATGCAATCGCATTGATATTTCTCAATTAGTGATTACGAAAGAGTTAACAAAGACTGACTACGCGGCTAAACAAGCGCACGTAGAGCTAGCAGCAAAAATGAGGAAACGAGACCCTGGAAACGCACCGAAACTTGGCGACAGAGTTCCGTACATCTTTATATCTGCAGCCAAGGGCACACCAGCTTATCAAAAAGCGGAAGATCCGATCTATGTGTTAGAAAATAACATACCTATAGACACAAATTATTATTTAGAAAATCAGCTAGCCAAACCGCTGGTGCGCATCTTTGAACCTATCCTGGGTGAAAAGGCTGAATCGCTTCTGTTGAAAGGAGACCATACGCGCACAAGGTCAGTCGTCACGTCGAAAGTCGGCGCACTGTCCGCGTTCACGCGTAAAAAAGAGACATGCTTGGGTTGCAAAGCCGTTCTAACGTCAGACAGAGAGAAGATGGCATTGTGTAAATATTGCGAGCCAAAAGAAGCAGATGTTTATCAGACCGAGTTGAATCAGGGCAGAAAGTTGGAAGAGAAATATTGTAGATTGTGGACAGAATGTCAGAGGTGTCAGGGAAGCCTTCATCAAGAAGTTATATGCACAAG CCGTGACTGTCCAATATTCTACATGAGAAAGAAAGTTCAAATGGAATTAGACACGCAAATAAAACGAATCGAAAGATTTGGCATTCCAGAGTGGTAG
- the Pold1 gene encoding DNA polymerase delta 1, catalytic subunit isoform X3: MDEMEDEFGDTSHIAEEQIDVRLKQASKAGPEQENVFAKWSRPPPPQLNPQKDPLIFQQIDIDHYWGAPLPGMPGSRTPPVPIMRMFGVTELGNSVCCHVHGFTPYLYVTAPQNFNEYQCRQFKDTLDKALLKDMRSNPENIQEAVLGVERVYKQPMYGYTGSGKSLFLKITVALPRLVSRCKKVVEDSTVFPDFNYTAFESNIDFDIRFMVDTSIVGCSWIELPPKAYKLRQHHGHNLPLTTRCQLEADIAWDALISHAPQGEWSKIAPFRILSFDIECAGRKGIFPEPNHDPVIQIANMVIRQGEPEPFLRNIFTLDTCAPIVGSQVLSFDKEQTMLEKWADFVRQSDPDIFTGYNINNFDFPYLINRAKHLNVKDFYFLGRIRNVKSVIRTQVLQSKQMGRRENKSINFEGRVPFDLLLVLVRDYKLRSYTLNAVSYHFLQEQKEDVHHSIITDLQNGNAQTRRRLAVYCLKDAYLPLRLLDKLMCIFIYMEMARVTGVSLSSLLTRGQQIKVVSQLLRKTRERGYLMPVHRSQPSEEQFEGATVIEPKRGYYNNPIATLDFSSLYPSIIMAHNLCYTTLLNHERQVKYKVQPDDITVTPSDSKFVKANITKGILPEILENLLSARKVAKAELKKETDPLKQKVLDGRQYALKVSANSVYGFTGAQMGKLPCLEISASVTAYGRTMIEKTKHEVEQQFCTANGYKNDAVVIYGDTDSVMVKFGVKTVEEAMELGREAAEYVSSKFLKPIKLEFEKVYYPYLLINKKRYAGLYFTRPDKYDKMDCKGLETVRRDNCPLVANMMNTCLQKLLIDRNADDALEYAKQMISDLLCNRIDISQLVITKELTKTDYAAKQAHVELAAKMRKRDPGNAPKLGDRVPYIFISAAKGTPAYQKAEDPIYVLENNIPIDTNYYLENQLAKPLVRIFEPILGEKAESLLLKGDHTRTRSVVTSKVGALSAFTRKKETCLGCKAVLTSDREKMALCKYCEPKEADVYQTELNQGRKLEEKYCRLWTECQRCQGSLHQEVICTSRDCPIFYMRKKVQMELDTQIKRIERFGIPEW, from the exons ATGGATGAAATGGAAGACGAATTTGGAGATACATCTCACATCGCAGAAGAG CAAATCGATGTGCGATTAAAGCAAGCATCAAAAGCA GGTCCTGAACAAGAAAATGTATTTGCAAAATGGAGCAGACCTCCTCCTCCACAATTGAATCCACAAAAAGATCCATTGATATTCCAACAAATAGACATCGACCATTATTGGG GTGCACCATTGCCTGGAATGCCAGGTAGTAGAACACCTCCTGTGCCAATAATGAGAATGTTTGGGGTCACAGAATTGGGAAATTCAGTCTGTTGCCACGTACATGGCTTTACTCCGTACTTGTATGTTACTGCACCACAAAATTTTAACGAATACCAATGTAGACAGTTCAAG GATACTTTAGACAAAGCTTTGTTGAAAGATATGAGATCGAATCCGGAAAATATCCAGGAAGCTGTCTTGGGCGTTGAACGAGTGTACAAACAACCGATGTACGGTTATACGGGtagtggaaaatcgttgttCTTGAAAATCACAGTGGCACTACCGAGACTGGTATCACGTTGTAAGAAAGTTGTTGAAGATTCAACTGTCTTCCCCGACTTCAATTACACCGCTTTTGAGAGCAACATTGACTTCGATATCAG ATTCATGGTTGATACATCGATTGTTGGGTGCTCGTGGATTGAGTTACCACCGAAAGCATACAAACTTCGCCAGCACCACGGACATAACTTGCCATTGACTACAAGGTGTCAATTGGAGGCGGACATCGCATGGGATGCTTTGATTTCGCATGCCCCGCAAGGAGAATGGTCGAAAATTGCACCGTTCAGGATTCTTAGCTTCGACATTGAATGCGCAGGCCGCAAAG GTATCTTTCCTGAGCCAAATCATGATCCGGTTATACAAATTGCTAACATGGTAATAAGACAAGGCGAACCAGAACCTTTTCTACGAAATATTTTCACCCTCGACACGTGCGCGCCTATCGTTGGTTCTCAAGTTTTAAGTTTTGATAAAGAGCAAACTATGTTAGAG AAATGGGCTGATTTCGTCAGACAATCGGATCCTGATATTTTCACAGGATACAACATAAATAATTTTGATTTTCCTTACCTGATAAATCGAGCGAAACATCTAAACGTGAAGGACTTCTATTTTCTCGGACGAATAAGAAACGTAAAATCCGTGATCAGAACTCAAGTGTTGCAAAGCAAACAAATGGGTCGGCGCGAGAATAAGTCCATTAATTTCGAAGGACGAGTACCGTTCGATTTGCTATTG GTATTGGTTAGAGATTACAAATTAAGATCGTACACGTTAAATGCGGTCTCCTATCATTTTTTACAAGAACAAAAGGAAGACGTTCATCATAGCATTATTACTGATTTACAAAACGGTAACGCACAGACCCGTCGAAGACTTGCCGTTTATTGTTTGAAAGACGCATATTTGCCACTCAGATTATTAGATAAGCTAATGTGTATCTTCATCTACATGGAAATGGCAAGGGTCACTGGCGTATCCTTGTCCAGCTTATTAACACGAGGACAACAAATAAAAGTTGTTTCGCAACTCTTAAGAAAG ACTCGAGAAAGAGGCTACTTAATGCCAGTCCATCGAAGCCAGCCTAGCGAGGAACAGTTCGAAGGCGCCACGGTCATAGAGCCAAAACGTGGATACTACAACAACCCAATTGCCACTTTGGATTTCAGTTCCCTGTATCCCAGTATTATTATGGCACACAATCTGTGCTACACGACGTTGTTAAACCATGAGAGACAGGTTAAATATAAAGTACAACCGGACGATATAACCGTAACTCCGAGTGATTCGAAGTTCGTCAAGGCAAACATCACAAAAGGGATCCTCCCGGAAATTCTGGAAAATCTTCTCTCGGCTAGGAAAGTGGCCAAAGCTGAACTGAAGAAAGAGACCGACCCATTGAAGCAAAAAGTATTGGATGGTAGACAGTACGCTTTGAAAGTATCCGCCAACTCTGTATATGGTTTTACCGGTGCCCAAATGGGAAAATTACCATGTCTGGAAATTTCTGCT AGTGTCACGGCGTATGGACGTACTATGATAGAAAAAACGAAGCACGAAGTTGAGCAGCAATTTTGTACTGCCAACGGGTATAAAAATGATGCCGTGGTGATATACGGTGATACTGATTCTGTTATGGTTAAATTTGGCGTGAAAACGGTCgaagaagcaatggagctcggTAGAGAAGCTGCGGAGTACGTGTCTTCAAAATTCTTGAAACCGATCAAGCTAGAATTCGAAAAAGTATATTATCCGTACCTATTGATTAATAAAAAACGATACGCTGGACTATATTTTACACGTCCGGACAAGTACGATAAAATGGATTGCAAAGGTTTGGAAACTGTGCGAAGAGACAATTGTCCATTGGTTGCGAACATGATGAATACCTGTTTGCAGAAATTACTCATCGACAG AAACGCCGATGATGCTCTAGAATATGCAAAACAGATGATAAGCGATCTCTTATGCAATCGCATTGATATTTCTCAATTAGTGATTACGAAAGAGTTAACAAAGACTGACTACGCGGCTAAACAAGCGCACGTAGAGCTAGCAGCAAAAATGAGGAAACGAGACCCTGGAAACGCACCGAAACTTGGCGACAGAGTTCCGTACATCTTTATATCTGCAGCCAAGGGCACACCAGCTTATCAAAAAGCGGAAGATCCGATCTATGTGTTAGAAAATAACATACCTATAGACACAAATTATTATTTAGAAAATCAGCTAGCCAAACCGCTGGTGCGCATCTTTGAACCTATCCTGGGTGAAAAGGCTGAATCGCTTCTGTTGAAAGGAGACCATACGCGCACAAGGTCAGTCGTCACGTCGAAAGTCGGCGCACTGTCCGCGTTCACGCGTAAAAAAGAGACATGCTTGGGTTGCAAAGCCGTTCTAACGTCAGACAGAGAGAAGATGGCATTGTGTAAATATTGCGAGCCAAAAGAAGCAGATGTTTATCAGACCGAGTTGAATCAGGGCAGAAAGTTGGAAGAGAAATATTGTAGATTGTGGACAGAATGTCAGAGGTGTCAGGGAAGCCTTCATCAAGAAGTTATATGCACAAG CCGTGACTGTCCAATATTCTACATGAGAAAGAAAGTTCAAATGGAATTAGACACGCAAATAAAACGAATCGAAAGATTTGGCATTCCAGAGTGGTAG
- the LOC143433497 gene encoding tetraspanin-15: MNWNKFFTGTQDHGDHANEDETETEDDEDITDSNGTVSTDKKPDFLGMHFHKFSRNDVLQRCLDLAFLTINVTTFLAGIVGIVISIWTLTDNRIMSRLIGQRIFIRTLLFIGIVISPVSLLGIVGLLRKRRKFLNIYALFFLAFLCAIFISSVMSFRIFEEIIKRVQDEMSTSIESYHSSIWSREAWDNTHRYLKCCGIKSAKDWANYRVDIPKSCCSRFIEECLLMTEAVAYKPGCLRNAVLLWKSYMHTISIVVLSLFVILVSRVIARRGT, from the exons ATGAATTGGAATAAATTTTTTACTGGTACCCAAGACCACGGCGATCACGCGAACGAAGATGAAACGGAAACGGAAGACGACGAGGACATCACCGACAGCAATGGAACCGTATCGACAGACAAAAAGCCAGATTTCCTTGGAATGCATTTCCACAAATTTTCACGCAACgatgtattgcaacgatgccTCGATCTTGCCTTCTTGACCATCAACGTGACAACCTTC CTTGCAGGTATCGTTGGCATTGTAATCTCCATATGGACCCTCACAGACAATAGAATAATGTCCAGACTGATTGGTCAACGTATTTTTATCAGAACGTTATTGTTCATTGGTATAGTAATCTCTCCAGTATCGTTACTGGGGATTGTTGGTTTACTTCGAAAGAGAAGGAAGTTTTTAAATATC TACGCGTTGTTCTTCTTGGCATTTCTTTGCGCGATATTCATCAGCTCCGTGATGAGCTTCCGGATCTTCGAGGAGATAATAAAGAGAGTTCAGGACGAGATGAGCACTTCCATCGAAAGTTATCATTCGTCCATATGGAGTAGGGAAGCCTGGGATAATACCCACAGATAC CTAAAATGTTGTGGGATCAAGTCCGCGAAGGACTGGGCGAATTATCGCGTTGACATTCCAAAGAGTTGTTGCTCGAGATTCATCGAAGAA TGTCTGCTAATGACGGAAGCCGTGGCTTATAAACCCGGATGCTTAAGGAACGCGGTGTTGCTATGGAAATCGTACATGCACACGATCAGTATCGTTGTACTATCGCTTTTCGTGATCCTGGTGAGTCGAGTGATCGCTCGTCGCGGGACTTGA